One genomic window of Candidatus Pseudobacter hemicellulosilyticus includes the following:
- a CDS encoding MFS transporter, giving the protein MAEDVPRPGPFEVVRLKEFRLYIIQRFFFIMAMRMVTTLVWWKMYLITKNPLALAFISLSEAIPAILLALYSGHIVDRSDKRNMLVRNVLLYGVCAAGLMVATNDQVGEHFGNHFVQFAIYGVIFCTGILRSFIGPTSSSIMSQLVPRTLLPNAVTWSSSVWMSGSVIGHATAGFMIAHAGYTPSFVLILVYLGIAATCAYAISHKPILHGNTTQRTWDSVKEGLQYVVKTKELLGAISLDLFAVLFGGAVAMIPFFADQILKVGPIGFGWLNAAADIGSITTVLLLTLFPLRRNQGRIMMLAVAGFGICIILFGLSKIYLLSFFALLCSGALDGVSVVIRGTILQLKTPDEMRGRVSSVNTMFISSSNEIGSFESGVAAKLMGVVNSVIFGGSMTLLVVIITWLKAPKLRKFEY; this is encoded by the coding sequence ATGGCAGAAGACGTTCCACGGCCGGGCCCCTTTGAGGTAGTACGGCTGAAAGAGTTCAGGCTGTATATCATCCAGCGTTTCTTTTTTATCATGGCCATGAGAATGGTGACCACCCTGGTCTGGTGGAAAATGTACCTCATCACCAAAAACCCGCTGGCCCTGGCCTTTATCAGTTTATCAGAAGCCATTCCCGCCATTTTGCTGGCCCTGTACTCCGGGCATATCGTGGACCGGAGCGATAAACGCAATATGCTGGTCCGGAACGTGCTGCTGTATGGCGTCTGCGCCGCCGGCCTGATGGTAGCCACCAACGACCAGGTAGGGGAACATTTCGGCAATCATTTTGTCCAGTTCGCTATCTATGGCGTCATTTTCTGCACCGGTATCCTCCGTTCCTTTATTGGCCCTACTTCCAGTTCCATTATGTCCCAGCTGGTGCCGCGTACACTATTGCCCAATGCCGTTACCTGGAGTTCCAGCGTCTGGATGAGCGGCTCTGTCATAGGCCATGCCACGGCCGGTTTTATGATTGCCCATGCCGGTTATACACCCTCTTTTGTCCTGATCCTGGTCTACCTCGGCATTGCCGCCACCTGCGCCTATGCTATCTCGCACAAACCCATCCTGCACGGCAATACCACCCAGCGTACCTGGGACAGTGTGAAAGAAGGTTTGCAATATGTGGTGAAAACAAAAGAACTGCTGGGGGCCATCTCCCTGGACCTTTTTGCCGTGCTGTTCGGTGGCGCCGTGGCCATGATCCCTTTCTTTGCCGACCAGATCCTGAAAGTAGGTCCTATCGGTTTCGGCTGGCTCAATGCCGCAGCAGACATCGGTTCTATCACTACCGTATTACTGCTCACTCTTTTCCCCCTTCGGCGAAACCAGGGCCGCATCATGATGCTGGCCGTAGCCGGTTTTGGCATCTGTATCATCCTGTTTGGCCTATCCAAAATTTACCTGCTCAGTTTCTTCGCCCTGCTTTGCAGCGGAGCGCTGGATGGCGTGAGCGTGGTGATCCGCGGCACTATCCTGCAGCTGAAAACACCGGATGAAATGCGGGGTCGTGTTTCTTCTGTCAATACCATGTTCATCAGCTCCTCCAATGAGATCGGGAGCTTTGAAAGCGGGGTGGCTGCCAAACTGATGGGCGTGGTCAACTCCGTGATCTTCGGCGGCAGCATGACCCTGCTGGTGGTGATCATCACCTGGCTTAAAGCACCCAAACTGCGGAAGTTTGAATATTAA
- a CDS encoding deoxynucleoside kinase, whose product MKYHFITIEGNIGAGKTTLSHLLARKYNARLILEGFADNPFLSKFYENPQQYAFPLELFFMAERYKQLKELIHTKDMFQSITISDYLFTKCLLFAKVNLPEEEFRLYQKLFDIIHQQLVQPDLLIYLHAPVQKLQANIKRRNRSYEQAIPDEYLFNIQQTYTNYIKQHNIKTLFIDVSNADFLGNEKHLQVITDALEMDFDNGQHYFSLP is encoded by the coding sequence ATGAAGTATCACTTTATCACCATCGAAGGCAATATTGGTGCAGGGAAAACCACCCTGTCCCATCTGCTGGCCAGGAAATACAATGCCCGGCTGATCCTGGAAGGCTTTGCCGACAATCCCTTCCTGAGCAAATTCTACGAGAATCCCCAGCAGTACGCTTTCCCGCTGGAGCTTTTCTTTATGGCGGAACGCTACAAACAGCTTAAGGAGCTGATCCATACCAAGGATATGTTCCAGTCCATCACCATCAGCGATTACCTCTTCACCAAATGCCTGCTGTTTGCCAAGGTGAACCTGCCCGAAGAAGAGTTTCGCCTCTACCAGAAGCTGTTTGACATCATCCACCAGCAGCTGGTACAGCCGGATCTCCTGATCTACCTGCATGCGCCGGTACAGAAGCTGCAGGCCAATATCAAAAGGCGCAACCGGTCCTATGAGCAGGCCATCCCGGATGAGTACCTGTTCAATATCCAGCAGACCTATACCAACTATATTAAACAGCACAACATCAAAACCCTGTTCATTGACGTCAGCAACGCTGATTTCCTGGGCAACGAAAAACACCTGCAGGTGATCACCGATGCCCTGGAAATGGACTTTGACAACGGGCAGCATTATTTTTCATTACCATAG
- the folK gene encoding 2-amino-4-hydroxy-6-hydroxymethyldihydropteridine diphosphokinase, with protein MNYAYLLIGGNMGNRLQNLGHAVELINDRLGAVKARSGVYETAAWGKTDQQAFLNQALLIETPLAAPDLMQAILETELDMGRERLEKNGPRTIDIDILFYNEEIWDEPNLVIPHPAMTSRRFVLEPLAEIAPGYGHPVLRQTVTQLLAACTDPLKVERLPG; from the coding sequence ATGAATTATGCGTATTTACTGATAGGCGGTAATATGGGCAACCGGTTGCAAAACCTGGGCCATGCCGTGGAACTGATCAATGACCGGCTGGGCGCTGTCAAAGCCCGGTCCGGTGTGTATGAGACCGCCGCCTGGGGTAAGACCGACCAGCAGGCCTTCCTCAACCAGGCCCTGCTGATTGAAACACCGCTGGCCGCCCCTGACCTGATGCAGGCTATACTGGAAACCGAACTGGACATGGGCCGGGAGCGGCTGGAAAAGAACGGCCCCCGCACCATTGATATCGATATCCTCTTCTATAATGAAGAAATCTGGGACGAACCTAACCTGGTCATACCGCATCCGGCCATGACTTCCCGGCGATTTGTACTGGAACCGCTGGCAGAGATAGCCCCCGGCTACGGGCATCCCGTCCTCCGGCAAACCGTGACCCAACTGCTGGCCGCCTGCACCGATCCGCTGAAAGTGGAGCGGCTGCCCGGTTGA